From a region of the uncultured Desulfatiglans sp. genome:
- a CDS encoding Septum formation initiator, with the protein MPLKIIGFLKIPLLAAAIVAPILLWLGLGSEGFLRLYQARQDRDAQREINDRLSRENRALMDEINRLETDMAYLETIARKELSLVKENEIIYRFEKKEKAD; encoded by the coding sequence ATGCCATTGAAGATTATAGGATTTTTAAAAATCCCTCTTCTGGCTGCCGCCATCGTCGCCCCCATCCTGCTGTGGCTGGGATTGGGCAGCGAAGGGTTTCTGCGTCTTTACCAGGCCAGGCAGGACCGCGATGCGCAGAGGGAAATCAATGATCGGCTGAGCCGCGAAAACCGTGCTTTGATGGACGAGATCAACCGCCTTGAAACCGATATGGCCTATCTGGAAACCATCGCCCGAAAAGAACTGAGCCTCGTCAAGGAAAACGAAATCATATACCGGTTCGAAAAAAAAGAAAAGGCGGATTGA